The Setaria viridis chromosome 6, Setaria_viridis_v4.0, whole genome shotgun sequence genome contains a region encoding:
- the LOC117860039 gene encoding uncharacterized protein: protein MDFHAARLDAAQQRRPPGHAGCAWPPPRADDRRGLPPLPRRHPPPPPRGPPSPRPRGGGSGGEGTRRGGGLAEREVAGLGAAASGANAAVVAGESVGGAPAGFAASVVARDEKERGGGAGGGVGSKRRLPLASAPPPPKRRAVTTSARRQFPPGCGRQAAVPLGRPRSGDAGARGCSAVLEKAAAATAPLAGGKDGALFGTVTRGAACTSVLQKVSAAGADAPMAYCGHHGPEAGLVKSSSEALRRSDVAAPDGSLGTGLQGVPAVLVEGRGSGARSGELGRKEVVLAVSLQAEPMISFTKSSFPPGCGKDAVLSVLVGGGVGEMRLPLESDLADGDLGVAEDVVVPADGCVSAVHGHDMEILPPQCNVTIEGTVQDDGLEEGEIPPEVVVQESQVSTSDTLQNFSASRHWASAEISAAETSAIQSSNEETGGNMLQCEKRSSCLVAKKVEVMNIGSSCNGVPETLAEDSSKQNLMCNRMSESARMNRASSDVAAGDGTTIRNVTVHGSTAYRYGASAPQFSAVETSVMQSFNEKTGGNTLQCEENRPSRLFANDVKLMNQSIGSSNNIVAESLAEDSSKQDMMGKRVSESARMNRASSDFAAAGESGDGTKIRRKATFTPRKVVRPTKNLHKEEEIEHGRGVIINRIKDTGELTADQMQVPVASDKFHMTQDKEAATTKGFFGPRKKVKVKASAHIQMKIASTGALGSKGKLNDEVASNLDDDDILKALVVHGGKLELYLNNSSGLPSVTCPRQYGSKNADARSKFKMLSRRFEFVCRALVQAVEQHSLKIRRIDLEADKVIRKLPGFTKHGPIVGQVPGVLVGDEFLYRVQLAIVGLHRVYQGGIDFTTYRNGERIAISIIASGGYPDELPCSGELIYTGSGGKPAGKKDDEDQKLERGNLALKNCIKTKTPVRVIHGFKGHNTKGGSHSRAKQISTFTYDGLYQVVDFWMHGRPGSRVFKYKLQKIPGQAELPMHIAKGMRKSKTRPGLYVVDISQGKEGTPICVINTVDDVRPTPFRYITRIKYPFGLTKLCHQGCDCTNGCSDSVSCACAVKNGGEIPFNLNGAIVNEKPLIFECGPSCKCPRSCQNRVSQHGTKIPLEVFRTTKTGWGVRSLSSISSGSFICEYVGELLYGKEADERRNSDYLFDLGLKCGDENLCNGLISTVSGLNSSSSCSQTMEDVGFTIDAAEYGNIGRFINHSCSPNLYTQNVLWDHDDKRMTHIMFFAAETIPPLQELTYDYNYEIDQIQDANGRIKFKVCQCGSPQCSGRLY, encoded by the coding sequence ATGGATTTCCACGCGGCGAGGCTCGACGCTGCGCAGCAGCGGAGGCCGCCGGGGCACGCCGGCTGCGCGTGGCCGCCCCCGCGCGCCGACGACCGCCGCGgcctccctcctcttcctcgccggcacccgccgcctcctccgcgcggGCCTCCTAGTCCTcgtccgcgcggcggcggcagcggcggcgagggcacgcggcgcggtggtggcctGGCGGAGCGCGAGGTGGCGGGGCTGGGCGCGGCGGCTTCCGGAGCGAATGCGGCGGTCGTCGCGGGCGAGTCGGTCGGCGGCGCTCCGGCTGGGTTCGCGGCTTCTGTGGTGGCGCGGGACGAgaaggagaggggaggcggagccggcggcggggtggggagcAAGAGGCGCTTGCCGCTggcgtccgcgccgccgccgcccaagcgtAGGGCGGTCACCACGTCCGCGAGGCGGCAGTTCCCGCCCGGTTGCGGGCGGCAAGCGGCTGTTCCGCTCGGCCGCCCTCGGTCCGGAGATGCTGGTGCCCGCGGCTGTTCTGCTGTGttggagaaggcggcggccgcTACTGCTCCTCTTGCGGGCGGCAAGGACGGTGCCCTGTTTGGAACGGTGACTCGCGGTGCTGCTTGTACGAGTGTACTGCAGAAAGTTTCTGCAGCGGGTGCTGATGCTCCGATGGCGTACTGCGGCCATCATGGTCCAGAAGCAGGTTTGGTGAAATCTTCATCAGAGGCTTTGCGCCGGAGTGATGTGGCTGCCCCAGATGGTTCGTTGGGTACTGGTTTGCAAGGCGTTCCTGCTGTGTTAGTGGAGGGCAGGGGAAGCGGAGCAAGGAGTGGTGAATTGGGGAGGAAGGAGGTTGTGCTGGCCGTGTCATTGCAAGCAGAGCCGATGATATCTTTCACCAAAAGCAGCTTTCCCCCTGGTTGCGGCAAGGATGCAGTGTTATCTGTTCTCGTTGGTGGAGGCGTCGGCGAAATGCGATTGCCGTTGGAATCTGATCTTGCTGATGGTGATTTGGGTGTGGCAGAGGACGTGGTAGTGCCTGCCGATGGCTGTGTTTCTGCTGTGCATGGACATGACATGGAGATTTTGCCTCCACAATGCAATGTTACTATTGAGGGAACAGTACAGGATGATGGATTGGAGGAGGGTGAGATTCCTCCCGAGGTTGTGGTTCAAGAGTCTCAAGTTTCTACCAGTGATACTCTGCAAAATTTTTCAGCTTCTAGACATTGGGCTTCTGCAGAAATTAGTGCTGCTGAAACTTCTGCAATTCAATCTTCTAATGAGGAGACAGGTGGGAACATGTTGCAGTGTGAGAAGAGGTCATCATGCTTAGTTGCAAAGAAGGTCGAGGTGATGAACATTGGGAGCTCATGCAACGGTGTTCCTGAAACTTTGGCTGAAGATTCTTCCAAACAAAATCTGATGTGTAATAGAATGTCTGAAAGTGCGAGGATGAACAGAGCATCTTCTGATGTTGCAGCTGGCGATGGCACTACGATAAGAAATGTTACTGTGCATGGTTCTACAGCTTATAGATATGGTGCTTCTGCTCCCCAATTCAGTGCTGTGGAGACTTCTGTAATGCAGTCTTTTAATGAGAAGACAGGTGGGAACACATTGCAGTGTGAGGAGAACAGACCATCACGGTTATTTGCAAATGATGTAAAGCTGATGAACCAATCTATTGGGAGTTCGAACAACATTGTTGCTGAATCTTTGGCTGAAGATTCTTCCAAACAAGACATGATGGGCAAGAGAGTGTCTGAAAGTGCTAGGATGAACAGAGCATCTTCTGATTTTGCAGCAGCAGGAGAGTCTGGCGATGGTACTAAGATCAGACGTAAGGCTACGTTTACACCTAGGAAAGTAGTCAGACCTACCAAAAATCTGcacaaggaggaggagattgaACATGGAAGGGGTGTGATCATAAATAGGATTAAGGATACTGGTGAGCTTACTGCAGATCAAATGCAAGTTCCAGTTGCTTCAGATAAGTTCCACATGACACAGGATAAAGAGGCTGCCACAACTAAGGGCTTCTTTGGTCccaggaagaaggtgaaggtAAAAGCTTCAGCCCATATTCAGATGAAGATTGCCTCTACAGGTGCATTGGGTAGCAAGGGGAAACTGAATGATGAGGTGGCTTCCAACTTGGATGATGATGACATATTGAAGGCACTAGTTGTTCATGGAGGAAAGCTTGAATTATACCTCAACAATTCCTCAGGTCTTCCTTCTGTGACGTGTCCAAGGCAGTATGGATCCAAGAATGCAGATGCTAGGAGCAAATTCAAAATGCTGTCCAGGAGGTTTGAGTTTGTATGCCGAGCCCTGGTGCAAGCTGTGGAGCAGCATTCACTGAAGATTAGGAGAATTGACCTTGAAGCTGATAAAGTGATAAGAAAATTGCCGGGTTTTACCAAACATGGTCCTATTGTGGGACAAGTTCCAGGAGTTTTAGTTGGTGACGAGTTTCTATATAGAGTTCAGCTTGCCATTGTTGGTCTACATCGTGTATACCAGGGAGGCATTGACTTTACCACATACAGAAATGGCGAGCGCATTGCAATAAGCATTATTGCCTCTGGAGGTTATCCAGATGAGTTGCCTTGCTCAGGTGAATTGATATATACTGGTTCTGGTGGGAAGCCTGCTGGCAAGAAGGATGATGAGGATCAGAAGCTTGAGCGTGGGAATCTTGCATTGAAAAACTGCATCAAAACAAAAACACCAGTCAGGGTGATTCATGGCTTTAAGGGGCACAATACCAAGGGAGGTAGTCATTCAAGGGCCAAACAAATCTCAACATTCACTTATGACGGATTGTATCAGGTGGTGGATTTCTGGATGCATGGTCGACCAGGTTCAAGGGTGTTTAAGTACAAGTTGCAAAAGATTCCTGGGCAAGCAGAACTTCCTATGCACATAGCTAAAGGGATGAGGAAGTCCAAAACGCGTCCAGGCCTGTATGTGGTTGATATATCTCAAGGGAAGGAGGGAACTCCCATCTGTGTCATTAATACAGTTGATGATGTGCGACCTACACCATTCCGATACATCACTAGAATTAAATATCCATTCGGGCTTACAAAATTATGCCATCAGGGTTGTGACTGCACCAACGGATGCTCAGACTCCGTGAGCTGTGCATGTGCTGTGAAGAATGGAGGGGAAATCCCATTTAACTTAAACGGTGCAATTGTCAATGAAAAGCCCCTGATATTTGAGTGTGGTCCATCTTGTAAGTGCCCTCGTTCATGCCAGAACAGGGTCAGTCAGCATGGTACGAAAATACCACTGGAAGTATTCAGGACAACCAAGACCGGTTGGGGCGTAAGATCCTTGAGCTCCATTTCTTCTGGCAGCTTCATATGTGAGTATGTTGGTGAGCTGCTGTATGGCAAGGAAGCTGATGAGAGAAGGAACAGTGATTACTTATTTGATTTAGGCCTTAAATGTGGTGATGAGAATCTTTGCAATGGGTTGATATCAACTGTTTCAGGTCTGAACTCTTCTAGCTCTTGCTCTCAGACCATGGAAGATGTGGGCTTCACAATAGATGCAGCTGAGTATGGAAATATTGGAAGATTCATCAACCATAGCTGCTCACCTAATCTTTACACACAAAATGTTCTTTGGGACCATGATGACAAAAGGATGACTCATATTATGTTCTTTGCTGCGGAGACGATTCCACCACTACAGGAGCTCACTTATGACTATAACTATGAAATAGATCAGATCCAAGATGCGAATGGAAGGATAAAGTTCAAAGTTTGTCAATGTGGTTCTCCACAATGCTCTGGGAGGCTCTACTAA